A stretch of Colletotrichum lupini chromosome 2, complete sequence DNA encodes these proteins:
- a CDS encoding cytochrome P450: MLLLSPVFLGAAFSVLALTYVIRCVLSPLWKVPGPRISAFTSLILKWHELQATRTKYIHALHQQYGPVVRVAPDEVSFTSYEAVKEIYCSGGSGYDKTEFYDLFKVYGRRTMFTTLNKEDHAKRKRIIADRYANSNVLRPVPLGGIQERSQKFIKLCEKSVGKSHDIFMSLHSYACDCVTHHLFHPYGSNCLEDEADEEMMHQVAADDSLQNRLVQHYSPALHKLLSRFLYFFAKPRETPLADTFVIESSKKPDPAAFTLLSRLHDKAGQGLDQLDVAGECLDHMAAGIDTTGDGLCFLMWELSQPRSLRFQETLRRELRENPGVAFDKLPLLDAIVQEGLRCFPAIPMSLPRYVPQGGRVIDEYAIPGKTTVSCQAYSIHRINEEVFPEPDLFNPDRWMEPTGDAERKRLMFAFANGGRGCVGKHLALAEMKTLLTDIYTRYTTLPETSMAEESMAMSDQLISSRPLGQKCLLQFVPGMDGIVGTSRLGVSKDFVVIRESCLAKANCKSSDDLHGNDWLGFIHLMAKRGIPKTHVSFLDLSRTIAVRIALSRKAGKTVDWPVPGAELSRVSPFKMPMEPGNGARPLGFPTPSLSQGVKSTERGREGKIIGVAVVSMPSQQQKKIEAKVQRKVRKHARQQVELAAQLRVTSWTLDWPGGAAGQANERTTTSNSDLRLAAWGSLSGGATLTGTRQGPARLPAAPSAQTLSISFWDFSCVSELPVLPPPPLLRTTTKKATTTTTLRLHLSLFQNSALTAQSSPFSPLPTTHKKKTHKTLRSEIHSSTSRNYLKPTFSQSQFTALLRHLCILASSANVATFHHHHPTPRHKQPQFRQQSPVASSLAAFPTTESSSARVEHTTPPSRGTSHIAVYVSARQYHRLQTLRPQAAIISHSETFPPTTNIAIMASLINVRRDVKDAFYRYKMEKIVTKIEGKGNGIKTVVVNLSSVAQSLARPGAYVIKYFGFELGAQTNVDPADDRWIINGSHNAAKLQDHLDGFINRFVLCKKCKNPETDVNIKDGRILLDCKACGQRSEVDLRLKLSGYILKNQPKKGKKDKAERKAARRAKANGTKENGQGSGSGGEGSDNGSNDADDQDVGSDDELEKMKKEAPEIDQFETQEHEWAVDMSEEAVKARQAQLPGEFKQKLNMGDDEDEDGEASGSTVYDEFGTWIQDEATAKGSVDKVDSIDIFVKAKELGIETKHRSVLVLVQTIFDENILAQIPKRAGMMKQFVTSERHEKALLGGTERLIGQLAKEHPDIFDKVVKILQLYYNHDLLSEEVAVKWGTKASKKYTDLATSKKVRKAAEPFIKWLEEASEEESSEEDE, from the exons ATGTTACTCCTTTCTCCCGTCTTTTTGGGAGCAGCATTCTCTGTCCTAGCTTTGACGTATGTCATTCGCTGCGTCCTGTCCCCGTTGTGGAAAGTTCCCGGCCCGAGGATATCCGCCTTCACTTCCCTCATTCTGAAATGGCATGAACTACAAGCAACCAGGACGAAGTACATCCATGCGCTCCACCAGCAATATGGACCGGTTGTCCGAGTCGCACCAGACGAGGTCTCATTTACATCGTACGAAGCCGTCAAAGAAATTTACTGCTCTGGAGGCAGCGGTTATGACAAGACGGAGTTTTATGACTTGTTCAAAGTCTATGGACGAAG GACTATGTTCACAACGTTGAACAAGGAAGAT CATGCGAAGCGCAAGAGAATAATTGCGGACCGCTACGCAAACAGTAACGTCCTGCGACCTGTACCTCTAGGCGGAATTCAGGAGAGGTCACAAAAGTTTATCAAGTTGTGCGAGAAGTCCGTTGGCAAGAGCCACGACATATTC ATGAGTCTTCACTCATACGCCTGTGATTGCGTCACACATCACCTTTTCCATCCGTACGGCAGTAATTGCCTCGAGGACGAGGCGGACGAGGAAATGATGCACCAGGTTGCTGCTGACGACAGCCTGCAAA ACCGCCTTGTTCAGCACTATAGTCCCGCGCTGCACAAGCTCCTCTCTCGATTCCTGTACTTCTTCGCCAAGCCCCGCGAGACGCCCCTCGCCGACACATTTGTCATCGAGTCCAGCAAAAAGCCCGACCCGGCGGCCTTCACGCTCCTGAGCCGGCTCCACGACAAGGCGGGCCAGGGACTGGACCAGCTCGACGTGGCGGGCGAGTGCCTCGACCACATGGCGGCAGGCATCGACACGACGGGCGACGGGCTGTGCTTCCTCATGTGGGAGCTCTCGCAGCCGCGGTCGCTGCGTTTTCAGGAGACGCTGCGACGCGAGCTGAGGGAGAACCCGGGGGTCGCGTTCGACAAGTTGCCGTTGCTCGATGCCATTGTGCAGGAAGGGTTGCGGTGCTTCCCAGCTATCCCGATGTCCCTGCCGCGTTATGTGCCCCAGGGCGGGCGGGTGATTGACGAATATGCCATCCCGGGGAAGACTACAGTCAGCTGCCAGGCGTATTCCATTCACCGCATCAACGAGGAAGTGTTCCCGGAGCCAGACTTGTTCAACCCTGATCGGTGGATGGAGCCAACGGGTGACGCTGAGAGGAAGCGGCTCATGTTTGCGTTTGCCAACGGAGGCCGGGGATGTGTTGGCAAGCA TCTGGCGCTCGCCGAGATGAAGACTCTGTTGACGGATATTTACACCCGTTACACGACGCTTCCTGAGACGTCAATGGCGGAAGAGTCGATGGCCATGTCGGACCAGCTCATCTCCTCGCGACCCCTAGGGCAAAAGTGTTTGCTGCAGTTTGTTCCC GGTATGGACGGCATTGTTGGCACATCGCGTCTGGGCGTTTCT AAAGATTTCGTGGTGATTCGTGAAT CTTGCTTGGCCAAGGCAAACTGCAAGTCGAGTGATGACTTGCATGGCAACGACTGGCTCGGCTTT ATCCACCTGATGGCGAAACGGGGAATTCCTAAAACCCATGTTAG CTTCCTTGACCTTTCCCGCACAATTGCGGTGCGAATTGCGCTTTCTCGAAAAGCGGGAAAGACCGTTGATTGGCCCGTGCCCGGCGCGGAGCTGTCGCGGGTTTCCCCCTTTAAAATGCCAATGGAACCAGGAAACGGCGCCAGGCCTTTAGGCTTTCCCACCCCTTCGCTGTCTCAA GGTGTAAAGAGCACagagagaggaagagaaggCAAGATAATTGGGGTCGCTGTTGTCTCGATGCCTT CACAGCAACAAAAAAAAATCGAGGCCAAAGTTCAAAGAAAGGTCAGGAAACATGCAAGGCAGCAAGTGGAACTGGCGGCCCAGCTGCGTGTTACATCCTGGACACTGGACTGGCCCGGTGGTGCCGCGGGGCAGGCGAACGAGCGAACGACAACCTCAAACTCGGATTTAAGGCTCGCTGCTT GGGGTTCTTTGAGTGGTGGCGCAACTCTGACAGGCACGAGGCAAGGGCCCGCCAGACTCCCCGCCGCCCCCAGCGCCCAAACCTTGA GCATTTCTTTCTGGGACTTTTCATGTGTTTCCGAACTTCCTGTCCTGCCGCCGCCACCTCTACTCCGTACTACCACCAAGaaggccaccaccaccaccaccctccGACTCCACCTCAGCCTTTTCCAAAACTCTGCGCTCACTGCCCAGTCATCTCCGTTTTCTCCTCTTCCCACCACCCACAAGAAAAAAACGCACAAAACCCTCCGCTCGGAGATCCATTCGAGCACATCTCGCAATTATCTTAAACCCACCTTTTCGCAATCGCAGTTCACCGCCCTGCTTAGGCATCTCTGCATCCTCGCGTCCTCCGCG AACGTCGCCACtttccaccaccaccacccaacACCCCGCCATAAACAACCACAGTTTCGTCAACAATCGCCAGTAGCATCCTCTCTCGCCGCGTTCCCGACCACCGAGTCTTCTTCCGCGAGAGTTGAACATACAACACCACCCTCACGCGGTACAAGCCACATAGCAGTTTATGTATCAGCACGACAATACCACCGTCTTCAGACACTTCGTCCCCAAGCTGCAATCATTTCGCATAGCGAAACCTT TCCACCTACTACCAATATCGCAATCATGGCTTCCCTCATCAACGTTCGTCGCGACGTCAAGGACGCTTTCTATCGCTACAAGATGGAAAAGATCGTCACCAAGATTGAGGGCAAGGGCAACGGTATCAAGACCGTTGTCGTCAACTTGAGCAGCGTCGCTCAGTCTCTCGCCCGTCCCGGTGCCTATGTCATCAAGTACTTCGGCTTCGAGCTCGGTGCCCAGACCAACGTTGACCCCGCCGACGACCGCTGGATTATCAACGGTTCCCACAATGCCGCTAAGCTGCAAGACCACCTCGATGGCTTCATCAACCGTTTCGTTCTCTGCAAGAAGTGCAAGAACCCCGAGACCGACGTCAACATCAAAGATGGTCGCATCCTCCTCGACTGCAAGGCCTGTGGCCAGCGTTCCGAGGTCGACCTCCGTCTGAAGCTTAGCGGTTATATCCTGAAGAACCAGCCgaagaagggcaagaaggACAAGGCCGAGCGCAAGGCTGCCCGCCGCGCGAAGGCCAACGGTACCAAGGAGAACGGACAGGGAAGCGGAAGCGGCGGAGAAGGATCCGACAACGGCTCCAACGACGCCGACGACCAGGATGTTGGTAGTGATGACGAGTTGGAGAAGATGAAGAAGGAGGCTCCCGAGATTGACCAGTTTGAGACCCAGGAGCACGAGTGGGCCGTCGACATGAGCGAGGAGGCCGTCAAGGCCCGTCAGGCTCAGCTCCCCGGCGAGTTCAAGCAGAAGCTCAACATGGGCGATGACGAAGACGAGGATGGCGAGGCCTCTGGCAGCACCGTCTACGACGAGTTTGGCACCTGGATCCAGGATGAGGCCACTGCTAAGGGCAGTGTCGACAAGGTCGACTCGATTGACATCTTTGTCAAGGCCAAGGAGCTTGGTATCGAGACCAAGCACCGCTCCGTTTTGGTTCTGGTGCAGACCATCTTCGACGAGAACATTCTCGCCCAGATCCCCAAGCGCGCCGGCATGATGAAGCAG TTTGTTACCTCTGAGCGCCACGAGAAGGCTCTCCTCGGTGGTACTGAGCGCCTCATTGGCCAGCTCGCCAAGGAGCACCCCGACATCTTTGACAAAGTTGTCAAGATCCTCCAGTTGTACTACAACCACGATCTCCTCAGCGAGGAGGTCGCCGTCAAGTGGGGTACCAAGGCCAGCAAGAAGTACACCGACCTGGCCACCTCCAAGAAGGTCCGCAAGGCCGCCGAGCCCTTCATCAAGTGGCTCGAGGAGGCCTCGGAGGAGGAGTCTAGCGAGGAGGACGAGTAA
- a CDS encoding HEAT repeat protein — MATTPATANPARNEFFQQLKPCCVSISQLAIRQQGDSSSFKRLSELTDELYHILNDQVNRDANVLDSKLADYVFFPLSHVFRSHDQYPKRLIELAIKCLTVIIIHGWKSNISPQILQQLLILLTFIVGGVPGRGREHNVPEETELESLRALTALLTVAGTSSTAATALTEERLVPTLGHTITVILGCVADGRTSAIQLEALRILNCFYTSIKDHAALASFIPGIVSSLTKLLSKPQGEKTRVLVGSIQSLGLVLVKVLGDVRTRSIIARLNSDTPPEAEQGGVLSLSWLNATKSQIKLALATVLKLRISDNTDVREALLAFCLGLLDECHTSLENCSSVLVETAMVISPTHPTTSLTGTSLQDLAIIYPELGETVKVTCYNWITSLPRIMQSADESKKQAAVQNLMKGMALVSSLQLDSSLLDESIAAALRDSVTSLITGAKPSKILDETTPDASWYNQDIVRIGDTPKQYSNVLLGEESQTGTRSAMIDLLSNVGPASQQTRLAAEMLDHARDSSGDSQIASFWLSFELLKTAFSRSNELDDLLDFSSLGSGGECSESTFQELYAFAVVLLDSHSELAEIDWRLEATALEVTAFAASRSGEAFRPELIDVLYPTTAFLGSASSQLREHAITTLNVLAVSCGYTSVSELIIENVDYMINSVSLRLNTFDISPASTKVLVMITRLTGSRLLPYLDDVVASIFAALDNYHGYPVFVESLFAVLKEVVEQGVKSDRLLLEGRQNGPESHKKAAGSHVTIDDIVNLLKRRRERETEALIDDVTDETNNNHPQEPWGAQDQKPKDGGEEGIDEVAANNQVEKEKPPKTPTYTLLEKIAGLTQHYLTSPSPTLRKSLLDLLATVSPALSGDEDSFLPLINAVWPVVITRIYDEEAFVTISACDALCALSATAGDFLASRIKTEWWDGLGKWCRKKKLEAIQSRGKGSTHRESTRPGQAAGTTSQGIVIPVMTGSDRLSYQSAEITKGSVSGGLGKFAQSAQIWDSVIRMLTAIASHVRLDAEIFDEVLDLLSEALSQNVEARRALEAVNGDAVWLAMYQQGQVKAPSLPRLNGVTFASLTTLS, encoded by the exons ATGGCGACCACTCCCGCCACTGCAAACCCAGCCCGGAATGAGTTCTTTCAGCAG CTCAAACCATGCTGTGTCTCAATTAGTCAGCTAGCAATCCGACAACAAGGAGATTCGTCCTCCTTCAAACGACTCTCCGAGTTGACTGACGAGTTGTACCACATTCTCAACGACCAAGTCAATAGAGATGCCAACGTTCTGGATTCAAAGCTTGCCGACTACGTCTTTTTCCCGCTCTCTCATGTCTTCCGCAGTCACGATCAATACCCCAAGCGCCTAATCGAGCTCGCCATCAAGTGCCTTACCGTTATCATTATTCACGGCTGGAAGTCCAACATCTCGCCCCAGATCTTGCAGCAGCTCCTGATACTTCTCACTTTCATCGTTGGAGGAGTACCTGGCCGCGGGAGAGAGCACAATGTGCCCGAGGAAACCGAGCTTGAATCGCTTAGAGCATTAACTGCCTTGCTTACTGTGGCTGGAACGTCCAgcacagcagcaacagctctGACCGAGGAGAGATTGGTGCCAACTCTGGGCCATACCATCACGGTAATTCTGGGATGCGTAGCGGATGGAAGAACGTCAGCTATTCAGCTCGAAGCTCTGCGTATCCTGAACTGCTTCTACACGAGCATCAAGGACCATGCCGCACTTGCGTCGTTCATTCCGGGCATCGTCTCTAGCCTGACAAAACTTCTTTCCAAACCCCAGGGAGAGAAGACGCGCGTCTTGGTCGGTTCCATACAGTCGTTGGGACTGGTGCTAGTAAAAGTTCTTGGCGATGTCAGGACCCGGAGCATCATCGCAAGACTGAACTCAGATACTCCACCGGAGGCCGAACAAGGGGGTGTACTGAGCCTATCATGGCTCAACGCGACAAAATCACAGATCAAGCTGGCTTTGGCAACAGTCTTGAAACTCCGAATAAGCGATAATACAGACGTACGCGAGGCGCTGCTGGCATTCTGTCTTGGACTTCTCGACGAATGTCACACCTCCCTGGAAAATTGCTCTTCCGTACTGGTGGAGACAGCCATGGTCATCTCACCAACACATCCAACGACGTCTTTGACCGGTACAAGTCTACAAGATTTGGCCATCATATATCCTGAACTTGGCGAGACCGTGAAGGTCACATGTTACAATTGGATCACCAGCTTGCCCAGGATCATGCAGTCTGCCGACGAAAGCAAGAAACAGGCCGCCGTCCAGAATTTGATGAAGGGTATGGCTCTTGTCAGTAGCCTTCAGTTGGATTCTTCACTATTGGACGAGTCAATAGCGGCGGCTCTAAGGGACAGTGTCACATCTCTCATAACCGGAGCGAAGCCTAGCAAGATCCTGGATGAAACAACGCCGGACGCTTCATGGTACAACCAAGATATTGTGAGAATAGGAGACACTCCAAAACAATATTCAAATGTGCTGTTGGGCGAGGAGAGTCAGACTGGAACAAGGTCAGCTATGATTGACTTGCTTTCCAACGTCGGGCCAGCCTCGCAGCAGACCAGGCTTGCTGCCGAAATGCTGGATCACGCCAGGGACTCGTCAGGCGATTCTCAGATAGCCTCTTTCTGGCTGAGCTTTGAACTCCTCAAGACCGCCTTTTCTCGTTCCAACGAGCTCGACGATCTCCTGGACTTCTCTTCACTGGGTTCTGGGGGCGAGTGTTCCGAATCCACCTTTCAGGAATTGTATGCATTCGCCGTCGTTTTGCTCGACTCACACTCTGAGCTGGCCGAGATCGACTGGAGGCTAGAGGCCACAGCACTTGAAGTAACCGCCTTCGCAGCATCTCGATCAGGCGAAGCCTTCAGACCAGAACTCATTGACGTGCTATATCCTACAACAGCCTTCCTTGGCTCTGCGAGCTCACAACTAAGAGAGCATGCAATCACGACCTTGAACGTTCTTGCTGTATCGTGTGGGTACACGAGCGTCTCCGAATTAATCATCGAGAACGTCGACTATATGATCAACTCTGTTTCGCTGCGGCTCAACACGTTCGATATATCGCCGGCGTCCACGAAGGTGTTGGTGATGATCACTCGCCTAACCGGGTCGCGACTGCTGCCGTACCTCGACGACGTTGTGGCCTCCATTTTCGCAGCCTTAGACAACTACCATGGGTACCCGGTATTTGTTGAAAGTCTGTTTGCAGTGCTCAAGGAGGTTGTAGAACAAGGCGTGAAGTCTGACAGACTTCTTCTGGAGGGCCGACAAAATGGACCAGAGAGTCACAAGAAGGCTGCCGGCAGTCATGTCACAATTGACGACATTGTCAATTTATTGAAGAGACGACGGGAAAGAGAGACTGAAGCCTTGATCGACGATGTGACCGACGAAACTAACAACAATCATCCTCAAGAGCCTTGGGGTGCGCAGGACCAAAAACCCAAAGACGGCGGGGAAGAAGGAATTGACGAAGTCGCTGCGAACAACCAAGTCGAAAAGGAGAAACCACCCAAGACACCAACGTATACCCTACTGGAGAAGATCGCCGGCTTGACACAGCACTATCTTACTTCACCCAGCCCTACGCTGCGAAAGTCGTTGCTCGACCTACTGGCCACCGTATCTCCAGCTCTTTCAGGCGACGAAGACTCTTTTTTGCCGCTGATCAATGCTGTATGGCCGGTGGTGATCACCCGAATCTACGACGAGGAGGCGTTTGTGACCATTTCAGCCTGCGATGCCCTCTGTGCGCTCTCCGCCACCGCCGGAGACTTTCTAGCCTCCAGAATCAAGACAGAGTGGTGGGACGGGCTGGGAAAGTGGTGTCGAAAGAAAAAGCTAGAGGCTATCCAGTCTCGAGGTAAGGGCAGTACGCACCGAGAGAGTACCAGGCCAGGCCAGGCCGCCGGGACTACGAGTCAGGGAATCGTCATTCCCGTCATGACAGGAAGCGATCGGTTAAGCTATCAATCTGCAGAGATAACGAAAGGCTCGGTATCAGGCGGCTTGGGCAAATTCGCTCAATCTGCACAGATCTGGGATTCCGTGATTCGCATGTTGACAGCTATCGCTTCACATGTTCGCCTTGACGCCGAGATATTCGACGAAGTGCTGGATCTGTTGAGCGAAGCACTTAGCCAGAACGTTGAAGCACGTCGCGCCTTGGAAGCTGTCAATGGTGATGCAGTCTGGCTAGCCATGTACCAGCAGGGACAGGTAAAGGCCCCAAGTCTACCCAGACTAAACGGCGTGACTTTTGCATCCTTGACGACGCTGAGCTGA
- a CDS encoding amino acid permease, with protein MSHQPTVVDDDKHYTKDPVVNSNGSYGGSHDEEVGVVTKGEPLQRNLKNRHMQMIAIGKLHRTPLFFSGPRSFTDSVLQAVLLVLVFSSVLVVLFEVVALPPWPSLRWLSCTPLMVPSTHTSADSSTLPGEYTHIASLADPEGPFSNMYTRGFAMGWDYAIAWLTVLPFELVAASITIKFWRDDLNMGIWVAVFLVVLGIIQIFGVRGYGEVEFVLSLIKIAACIGFIILGIVINCGGVGDKGYLGAKYWHDPGAFQNGFNGFAGVFVVAAFAFGGTELVGLAAAESDNPRKAIPMASKQVFWRIAFFYIVNLFILGLIVPANDPRLLGSSGANTKASPFVLAIQDAGIKVLPSIFNAVITIAVISVANSCTFGSTRTMQAMAERGMAPRFLAYVDKQGRPLWCVLIQIAFGLLAFIGESADSSTVFGWLLALSGLSYFFVWGSICLAHVRMRMAWKVQGFTLDQIPYKNPWGVWGSAVGLFLNIICLIATFYNALYPSPNAQPDATAFFQAYLAAPIVLFLYLLWKLISRDWRLYVPLREVDLKSGVVLADPSDEPAEVKTWANLPKRVARALF; from the exons ATGTCGCACCAACCTACTGTTGTCGATGACGACAAGCACTACACCAAGGACCCTGTTGTGAACAGCAATGGCAGCTACGGGGGATCTCACGATGAGGAGGTTGGAGTTGTCACAAAGGGCGAGCCCCTCCAGCGAAACCTGAAGAACAGACACATGCAGATGATCGCCATCGGTAAGCTTCACCGTACTCCCTTGTTCTTCTCGGGCCCTCGCAGTTTTACTGACTCTGTACTGCAGGCGGTGCTATTGGTGCTGGTCTTTTCGTCGGTTCTGGTGGTGCTCTTCGAAGTGGTGGCCCTGCCGCCTTG GCCCTCGCTGAGATGGCTGTCTTGTACCCCGTTAATGGTGCCTTCTACACATACGTCTGCCGATTCGTCGACCCTTCCTGGCGAGTATACACACATCGCCTCGTTAGCCGACCCGGAAGGCCCTTTTTCTAACATGTACACCAGGGGTTTTGCCATGGGTTGGGATTATGCTATCGCTTGGTTGACCGTCTTGCCCTTCGAACTCGTTGCCGCCAGTATCACCATCAAGTTCTGGCGCGATGACCTCAACATGGGCATCTGGGTTGctgtcttcctcgtcgttctcGGCATTATCCAAATCTTCGGCGTCCGCGGATACGGAGAGGTCGAATTCGTTCTCAGTCTTATCAAGATTGCCGCCTGCATCGGCTTCATCATCCTCGGTATCGTCATCAACTGCGGTGGCGTCGGCGACAAGGGCTACCTCGGTGCCAAGTACTGGCACGACCCTGGTGCGTTCCAGAACGGCTTCAACGGTTTTGCTGGTGTCTTTGTTGTTGCTGCTTTCGCCTTCGGTGGTACTGAGCTCGTCGGTCTTGCTGCCGCTGAGTCCGACAACCCGCGCAAGGCCATCCCCATGGCTAGCAAGCAGGTCTTCTGGCGTATTGCGTTCTTCTACATTGTCAACCTCTTCATCCTTGGTCTCATTGTCCCGGCCAACGACCCCCGCCTCTTGGGTTCCTCCGGCGCCAACACCAAGGCCTCCCCCTTCGTCCTTGCCATCCAGGATGCCGGCATCAAGGTCCTTCCCTCCATCTTCAACGCCGTCATTACCATTGCCGTCATCTCCGTTGCCAACAGCTGCACTTTCGGTTCCACCCGCACGATGCAGGCCATGGCCGAGCGCGGCATGGCTCCTCGCTTCCTCGCCTACGTCGACAAGCAGGGCCGTCCCCTCTGGTGCGTCCTGATCCAGATCGCCTTTGGTCTCCTCGCCTTCATCGGAGAGTCCGCCGACAGCAGCACCGTTTTCGGCTGGCTCCTCGCTCTCTCTGGTCTCTCCTACTTCTTCGTTTGGGGCTCCATCTGCCTGGCCCACGTCCGCATGCGCATGGCCTGGAAGGTCCAGGGATTCACCCTCGACCAGATCCCCTACAAGAATCCCTGGGGCGTCTGGGGCAGCGCCGTCGGCCTGTTCCTCAACATCATCTGCCTCATCGCTACCTTCTACAATGCTCTCTAC CCCTCTCCCAACGCACAGCCCGATGCCACGGCCTTCTTCCAGGCCTACCTCGCCGCCCCGATCGTTCTCTTCCTCTATCTCCTCTGGAAGCTTATCTCCCGCGACTGGCGCCTCTACGTGCCCCTCCGCGAGGTCGACCTCAAGTCAGGCGTCGTCCTCGCCGACCCCTCCGACGAGCCCGCGGAAGTCAAGACCTGGGCCAACCTCCCCAAGCGGGTGGCTCGTGCCTTGTTCTAG
- a CDS encoding WD domain-containing protein translates to MVTKRKRVEIVDATPASKAAPSKKTKASTNGSISKPSKASKAKKSTTVTGPAEEVTIQIVTGSYDRVLHGVTATVKPEGKVEFADTFLFSAHTSAIRCIALSPLSAPIPGQGQKVLLASGGTDERINLYNLSAHPPNRKNQDALSAVSARPILENPKNRELGTLLHHSSSITKLSFPTRSKLLSSSEDSTIAVARTRDWSVLSNIKAPIAQASGRPSGDTAPFGGAPSGVNDFAIHPSMKLMISVSKGERCMRLWNLVTGKKAGVLNFNRSMLQEVGEGRHSTGEGRRVVWGKTEDEDEFAVGFDRDVIVFGMDSVPKCRVMPDTRTKIHDLSYITVDGESESSLLTVCTEDGRVLFFSTKADDLKKPESEDKTLSSAKLVAQIGGKDDGVVGRIKDTAILQIQEGDSTALLVVAGSSDGKLRVWKIGAKELAAGKGEKAGKLLGTYSTNNRITCVAAFTMIPRPEGVEESEDEVDEDSDESEDDDDEE, encoded by the coding sequence ATGGTTACCAAAAGAAAGAGAGTCGAGATCGTGGATGCGACTCCCGCATCCAAGGCAGCACCCTCGAAGAAGACCAAAGCAAGCACCAATGGCTCTATCTCTAAGCCGTCAAAGGCGTCTAAGGCGAAGAAATCAACAACTGTGACGGGCCCCGCCGAAGAGGTGACGATACAGATTGTCACCGGCTCCTACGACCGAGTTCTCCATGGCGTTACTGCGACAGTCAAGCCAGAGGGTAAGGTCGAGTTCGCTGACACTTTCCTATTCTCTGCGCACACCTCGGCCATCCGCTGCATCGCCCTATCCCCTCTCTCAGCACCCATCCCCGGCCAAGGCCAGAAGGTCCTTTTGGCGTCTGGCGGCACCGACGAGCGCATCAACCTCTACAACCTTTCGGCGCATCCCCCGAACCGCAAGAACCAGGACGCCCTCTCCGCCGTCTCCGCTCGCCCTATTCTCGAGAACCCCAAGAACAGAGAACTGGGAACGTTACTACACCACTCGTCGAGCATCACCAAGCTATCATTCCCCACCCGATCGAAGCTGCTTTCCTCGAGCGAGGATTCCACAATTGCCGTCGCGAGAACGAGGGATTGGTCCGTCTTGTCGAATATCAAGGCACCGATAGCCCAGGCCTCGGGCAGACCCAGCGGTGACACCGCGCCCTTTGGCGGCGCGCCATCCGGTGTCAACGACTTCGCCATTCACCCCAGCATGAAGTTGATGATCAGCGTCAGCAAGGGCGAGCGGTGTATGCGACTGTGGAATCTTGTCACTGGCAAGAAGGCCGGTGTCCTGAACTTCAATCGCAGCATGTTGCAGGAGGTTGGAGAAGGAAGACATTCTACGGGAGAGGGACGGAGAGTAGTTTGGGGAAAGACAGAGGATGAGGACGAATTCGCGGTTGGGTTCGACCGAGACGTTATCGTCTTTGGCATGGACAGTGTCCCCAAATGCCGTGTCATGCCCGACACGCGGACAAAGATTCACGACCTCTCCTACATCACCGTCGACGGCGAATCCGAGTCAAGCCTATTGACGGTGTGCACCGAGGATGGACGGGTCTTGTTCTTCTCTACCAAGGCTGACGACTTGAAGAAGCCCGAATCAGAAGACAAGACCCTGTCGAGCGCCAAGTTGGTCGCTCAGATCGGGGGCAAGGACGACGGTGTTGTTGGCCGCATCAAAGACACAGCCATTCTGCAAATCCAGGAGGGTGATTCCACGGCACTGCTGGTGGTTGCTGGCAGCAGTGATGGCAAGTTGCGAGTCTGGAAAATTGGCGCAAAGGAACTCGCCGCCGGGAAGGGCGAGAAGGCTGGCAAATTGTTGGGAACTTACAGCACAAACAACCGCATCACATGCGTAGCGGCATTCACGATGATCCCTCGGCCAGAGGGAGTGGAGGAGAGCGAGGACGAGGTGGATGAGGATTCTGACGAGTCTGAGGATGACGACGATGAAGAGTAA